The stretch of DNA CCCATGGCCAGGCGGTGCCCCATGGCCAGGCGGTTACCTTTGCGCACTGCGCTTTGGTAGCCGGGGTTTGCTagatcggatcctgggtgcggacctagcactactcatcaagccatgctgaggtggtatcccacatagcagagctagaagggcctacaactagaatatatgtactgggggactttggggagaagaagagaggaaaaagattggcaacagatgttagctcagggccaagctttaaaaaaaaactcccttCCTAAACCAGGAGCCGGTGAAGGAGTGTGAGGAGCACCCTGGGATCAAGACAGAGCACAGGGAGGGCCAAAGCCAGGGAGGGGTGtggcgctgctgctgctggctgtgAAATGAAGAAGCCCAACCCACCTTACTGGTACATATAACTTGGCCATGTGATGTCCAAGTTCAACCTCATCTTCTATTACAAAAGACTCTCTCGCTGACTTCTTTAGCTGGCCTGAGGCTGGTTATAGGCGAGAGTGCAACTCCTCCCTTTGTGCATCTGTGCAGTTCCTAATCAGGTCCCCTCTCCTCTGCAGGAAGAGAACCGGCCAGTGGGTGGGTTTTCTCTCCGTGGTTCACTGGTGTCTGCTCTGGAGGATAATGGCGTTCCCACTGGTAAGGTGCAACTTTGGCCCTGGCCCGAAGATCTCAgaggcctccctcccaccctctcagTAATGGTCTGCCGATGAAGGACTGAGCTGTGGGAGCTGAGTAGGTCTTTCTCAGTGAGACCATGAATGGTGTGAGTTTTGAAGCCAGTTTCAGAATTAGAGAAAAGGGCATGTGGGGTGTTCTTAGTGTTTTAACAATACAACTAAATAATCCTTGTCTTTAACATTTTCCCCTCAGTTTCTGTGCTCACTGGCCCATAAGCTTCCATTTGAGAATAATAGCTTACACAGTGCTTAAGGGTTAACAACACATTTGATATCCATTATCACACTAATTTCACATCAGCTAGCTAATATAGGAAGatagtattattcccatttttatggatgtggaaattgaggttcagagaagttaaacaatttAGTCAAATCCCAAATCTGTGCCTGCTTGTTAACATAAACATATTGGATTCTTTCATGTGAAATTGTAATCTATGGTTAGCATAGGGGGCTGGCCAAGAGGGCTTCCAAGTGTGTCCACATGTACCACTGGCATGCCTTAAGGCACAGGCAAGGGGGAGGgaatggaagagaggaagaggaaagcatGCATCTGGTGGGATTCCCTAACCATATACATTTGTATTTAAGAAATGCTTCATTATGTGTGTCTTTTCTGTGTCTTGGTCGACTTTCAGCTGCTTGCAGCTGAAAGCAGACATGGATACtcactatttttttctgcctAGGAGTCAAAGGGAATGTCCAGGGAAATCTCTTCAAAGTGATTACTAAGGATGACATACACTATTACATCCAGGCCAGCAGCAAGGCTGAGCGAGCTGAGTGGATTGAAGCTATCAAAAAGCTAACATGATAAGGACCTGAGGAAACGGGACCAGGATTCCTCCCTCCTACGGGATACAGGCAGGATGTCCTGGAGAATGGGAATGTGTTAAGACCTTTAacttctttgtgtgttttgtacTGCTATGGAGTGAGATGGGCGAAGAGGTCCTTAGATGGCAGTGGTGCTATTTCCTTCCCCACCTTCATGTTAACAACCTGGAAATGCTAGAACAGGCATTAGGCATCAGCATCTTGACTTTGGCCCATCAGCACAGCCAGCCATTCCTAGGGCACCAAAGTTTCCCTTGTTGTAACACTAACTGGACATGTTGTAAACTAAATAAAACGCTAGTCTCACGGCAGCTCTGAAATGCTGTTAACAATTCTTACCTCCTCCTTtggaattaataaaaattgaCATTTGTTTCTATTAGAATTCCTGTGCAAAGTTGCATAGTTTTCAAAGGTTTCCCATGCTTGAGGCTATATGAATTATTATGCAAGCTGAGTATGAAAACATCTCATGTGATCTGTGTCACTAAGACATGCTTCATCTTAAAGTGAGGATGGTGGCAAAACTTTGGCTCAACATTCAGAGAATactgttttgctttgaaaagtaAGTCTGCATAAGTATTATATTGCAGAAAAGAAATCATGGACTCAGTTGGAAAGATCAGTCACACAtatggaaaaagaagataaaatgacagCTTTTCTATGAAAAATGGCATTTGGAAAGAGATGCAGAGCAGGAGCTGCTAGAGGACAGGAGCAGGAACTCTCTAGACAGAGAAAGATGTAAATGGGAAAAGAATTAAATCAAGGCATGAAATTTTGGTTTTAAAGTGAACAGTAACTGAGACAAATAAGTACCAAGAGGCTTCACCAGTTAGGAGGTTAATCTGAAGTAGTGAAAAGTCTGTATcatacaaatctttaaaaatatttttattactttcaagtTTATACAGTAATCTGGCACAAGCTACTCCCAGCATTCTTGCCAAGCACTTAGACTGCCTTTAATGAATAGATATGTAACTTACACTTAAGGGGAGTAGATACTTCCAAGGTACGTAAGTAAAAATTTGTCCTCTTAAATAGTTTGAACTGTCTCCTCTTAATCTTGTTTAGAATACCTGCCCTGAATGATCAGGAATTCCAAGTTAATGAGGTTTTACTTTATTCCTTACACTGTAAGAGACTGCCTTTTAAAGCACCATTTTCCATTTGGCATTTCACCAAGGTCTAATGTCCCTGGAATTagtttctttattgctttttaaattatcaacAGGTGTTTTTTGGAATTAAACTGTATTTGGTTTGATGGCTTCTTGACTCCAAATTGGCACAACTGCATCTACTCTGTATAGGAGACACCAGAATCTTCACGCATTGAAAAGTAAATGACCATCAGCTTGAGGCAAATCAGGGAACAACTCTCACCAAGATACTAGcacctgaatttttaaaaatcctgaaccattttcatttaattgtccTTGATGTAAAGGTAGGGAGCTAGGTCAAGAGTGTCTGGAAGCACGGCAACTGTCACAACTGCACTGCTCAGCATGATGCAGGGCTGAGCCCACCTCTGTAGGTTCCCACTCAGTGGCTGAGCGTTATCCACCTAAGTACTGGTTTGTCCTGTTTTCctataaaacatgaaaaacagtttgaatgtttgtattttttcttggcaattttttatttcaattaatttatgcATAAATGAGAACCAAACTATTGCTAATCTTCAGTTATATGAGTTGATAACCACTTGACCTCAAAAGCAGAATGGGGAATAGacgaaattaatttttaatgaagaagCTTTTTAGGGAGAGAGTCAAGATTTGGATAAGCTGGTCAGTTGTCTTAGTCAATCTGTCCTTCGAGTTATTTGGAACTGGGTGTGTATCCTGTCCCCATAGTGGAAAGGGATACTTTTAGGTCAGCAGGATATATTTATACTTTGagttagttttctcttttatggtgTCAGTGAGGTATTGATCTCTTCTCTGGCAAGGGTCATAAATTTGTGAAATTGTTATGGAATTGAGCAAAAGGCCTGCATGGGATAAAACCACTCACCACAGAGGCCACCTTATTTCTCAACAGTTATGGCTTCTGAAGtattaaaaaattcagtaaaaattcAATTCCCCTGCCTACagcaaacatttaaggaacaCCTTTCTATTTCAATGACATTCTTGATGCTGCAAGCTTTACAGACTTCTTTTTTGACTCCTCAAAAAGACAGTGGTGGAAATTATGTGCCAGTTTTGAGCACATCTGGATTATCCTCTAAATATTCCCAGTGCAGCATGCTAGCTAGCAATCACAACTCCCTTGTGGAAATGGCCATATGAAATTAGACTTCTGGATTTAAAAAGCTTGTAATCTGCTAAATTAGACAAAGGGACAAACTTTCACAAATGGCCAAACTGTCTCACCAACACACTCTGCTGTTTTTCAGTCCCTTTAATATTGAGTCTAGTCCTGGATTGACCAGCATGGGTTAGGTTTATCTTCTAAGTATTTAAATAGCTATTCTTaggaataattaataaaattaatatatttaaaacctcAAGTATCTTGAGATTAAATCTATGAGGCAGACCAAAGTAACTCAAGACTTTCTACACCCTGGCTACTGTAGCTATAACTTCAAACCATATGTTATCTATGAAATTTATTCACCTTTATATTTATgatttacctttaaaataattagttcttaaagataaaaatgatggaAACATGTAGAAATATTGTTGTAATTGTGTTCAAACATCCCTATTCTGTTATAAAGAGAACTGAAGTTCTTGGTGGCACCTAGTGaatattttaatgggaaaaaaatcaaaagctgtGCGATGATACTCAAAATAACTAAATTAGAGAAGCagcatttaaggaaaaaaccATACTTTACCACCCTGAATTACAAACTCAAGGCAAGCAGCTTAGTGCACCAACAATGCAGTGTGATAAACTCTCCCTCATACCACATGTTGTCATCAGTCTCAAATAGGTAAAAGGCATACAACCAATGTAATCTTTAATTGCATTTTAaggctttttttccctaagagtCAGCTTTCATTGTGATTAAAggtaaaattttttctaaatcctCCTTTTGAAAGGATCTGCTCTGTAGATCCTTTGGTCACCTGCCCTTTTATTTCTACATCTAggctaaaatgaagataatagaatTAGGGTCTTAAGTATTCATAATGCTTTTAACTGGTGATAAGAAGGAAGAAACCTATGGTTAAATATCccagaaatttatttaatgtttgctTGATACATTTTATATAGAAAGGTTGGGACTATTTGCTTTGGGTGCCCCTGGCAAATCTCATGGGAGCACTGAACTACGAGGGGGTGCCAATGTGGAGACATCAGAAATGGAAACCACAAGCCCAATTTTATGACTGTTCTTAGCTTAAAGATTTGTGTCTAGTGAAATCAGGCCACTCCCTTAAAAATGTATTAGAGCTACTATGTGAAAACAGCTGACATTCAGGAGGGCATTTCACGTTTTGGTCTGCTGGAACAtttaaatacttggaaataaaaaatattcagcttTGAAGTTTTCAATACTGGAAAACTTTCAAGTCTAGGGTTTACAGCCAGGAAGGGCTGCTCTGTGTTCCTTAAACTGGACTCTGTTTCCCACAAAGTTAATCTTCAGTTTTGGCTTCCATTTCTTCTGCATCATCATCTCCATCCActtctgcattttctctctcaaGCCTCTCCAGTTGCCTTGCAAGTTCGGTCTCATCTGTATCTGTAACCACtttgggctgtggaagcagaggcATAGTTTCAAAGTGAAGTGGTTAAATAGCACACAAATTCAATTTCAATACTATTACTGCATGGTATTTTAACTCTTTAAGAAACACTTCTTTCTAACAACTCTGCCATATCTATTGAGTGCTGACATATCACTAATAAATTCCATTAGATAAATaatataggaaaaagaaatatgtgtattaaaatagaatactatttgtcatttttataaacaaaaactgaaaatataataaaaataatctcagtgGCTGTATCTTTCAAACCCACAAAAAGATGTCCTATAAAAATGCATCTTCTGGGTTCAAAATAAGTTACTTACTATTCCTTTCCACAGAAGgaatcatacacacacatacacatatgaaaCTTAGATTTCATTCTTGTTGAGATGATGAAAACTACAGGAGACTACTCTTGTTTCTAATCCTGAGATCAAATTTTAAGCATTCCACATTAAATTCTGACAATAACTAATCActcattttcattgtctttttttttttcccctggagaggTAAAAAACCTAACACCATCAGTGACTACAGTCTGAAATAACCATCCCAAGACAGTTCTTATTGACTTATAAAAAGCCCTTTTTGGAACCGTCTAAGTCAATGATTCTTTTATGCTTAGCAGAGTTGTAATCCTAAATGTATCTCATGTTTTAAAAGGCAGTGATTAGGTATTTTAGAATACGAATCATTTAGatgatttaaatttcttaaaaacaaggcaaaaacaGTATTGATCTCACCTCCATTTGCACATTGAAGACACCCCTCTTTTCCTCAATCTTTTCTTTGATAACAGCCATAGCTTGATTGAGGACAGAGAGACCTTCTGTTCTCTCCAGGGTTGTTGTAGTCATCACATACCGAGGAGGAGCTATTAGATTAATCTAAGATGACAAAAATTCAACATGAATGTACCTACAGAACACACATTAGGATGTTTGAGAACTGTTCTGTTAATCTGCTGCCTTAACAAATCACCCCCAAAACTTAATTTCCAATTCTGTAGGTCAGCAaatttggggtggtttgttaatgtagcaaaagctaactgatacagtgATCCAATCCAGTAGAATATACAGTCCACTGCAATCCTGAACATGAAGAATTATGACTTCTGGGTGTCTCTGGTGGCAAAACTAACTATAGTAATTATCAGCATAATGGATTATTTGtctctaaaacaaacaaaaattcctatGTGGTTCTAAACTAAGCTGATAGAAGAAATTCTTAAGAGATTGTGAATAACAATCATCCAGTTAATTTTACCACTAATGAAAGATTCAGACCAAACCTTCTAAAAGTTGTGTGTGAATATGAGAGAATATGTTGCCCTTTTCAAGATTCTATGAGCATTATGGGCACAGTAACTCTTTACTGTAAAGGAGGTTTAGCATAGCTAGTCCTCTGGCACTAAATACCAATAGGAATCCCCATCTACTGTGACAGTAGCAGTGACTGCAACTAAAAGCCTAACCATAGTCGTAAATATCCCCTAGAAATAACAATGAAAACCACTTTTCATAACACTTGTTATGAAACATGATCATAAAAAAATCTGATTTGGTTTAGGTAGATAATTCagcaaggagggaaaaaatgactACTCACCTTGATGGGCATAGTTTCTGTAGAACAATTCAAACCTGCTCTCAGGGCTTCTTTTACGGCATCAATGCCTTCATAACCATAACAAGCCACTTCaatatctaaaattataaaaattcaaatgcttataccaaaaaatgcaaaaaaatgtttaaaagcttaaaagaaatcagagatatGGCAGGTACACTGGTATTCAAATACTTATGAAAGCTTTCATCATCCTTTCAATTAGAAACTAATCCCAGCTATtaactttcataattaaaaatatctgaatatgCAATGAAATCATATCTTCTCATCCACATCAAGCCCCTGAATGATGAAACTATAAAAGACAGAAACAATTAACAAACACCGTGAATTCTGGCTATGCCTGGGTTAGAATTCTGATTCCaacctctctctgtgcctcaattctttatttgtgaaatggagataaggtGTGTTATGAAGACTGAATGAAACAATAACTGCAAATTGTTTACAGTTTAGAAATTGCATGCCCTTCGACTCAGTAGTTCTACTTTTAGGAATGTGACTTACAAAACACTTGTATAAATGAGTAACTATGTATATATAAGGGTGTTAATTTGTagagtttttcataaaaatgaaaaatttggcaCAACCTAAATGTTCTTCAGGAGGGCACTGGTTTATGTTAAGGTTTATCGTTCTATGGAATATTAcctagaattaaaaagaacgaaAGATTCCTATGTTCTACATGCAAGGGCAGCCTTGATACACCATGTAGAAAAATCCAGTTAGAGAAAATTTTGCATAGTATTATCGCATCtaagaacaaaaaaatttatatctGAATATAAACAGCATACTTTcctatacacatatgtgtataggAAAAATGTCTGAAATATTCCAAACTATTAACACTGTTAATCCAGACACAGGGGAGGATATTACTGTAttgtaagaatattttaaagcatctactaaaacaaaataaacaccctcctttataaaaaaaaaaaaaggctaacaaGTTAGCTGAACTCACGACAGTTTTCACTCATATCAATATACACATTTTATGATGATTCagtagaagtaaaaataatgaaaaacaaacatttagaaaaatttatagaTGTTGATGTAGCAACATATTCTTTGGTAAGGCTCATTATTTAACAGCTTTTTTGGgacatgcaaaatattttcaacatcatttaaaaaatcatttaccTGCTCGAATTTTGACTGCCTGTGGGGTCAAACGCCTATTAATATTGTTAATGAGTACTTCCCGTTCATCTTCATTCAAATCTAAACTGTCCAAAATAGAGGGGTCCCTGATAAAAAAATCAACACCAAAAGGTCAGCGTTACTTTACTGATAACTGTAATACCAAACACAATACGCAATAATGTTTAAGAGCACAGGCTTCAGCATCAGAATTAGAGTTCAAATCTTAGCTTTACACTTAAGTAACTATGTGTCTTTGAGTCTTTCCAAACACCTGTTTCtaaatgtgtaaaatgaggatgaaaacaGTGTATCTCACAGGATTGTGGTATTAAACGAGATAATGCAAGTAAAGCACTTAGCAGGCTATGACAAATAGAAAACTTCCAAgtgattattattaaaagaaaaattttagagaTCTGGCCAAAGCAAGCAATTTAAAATGTCTCCTAACACATAGGACATCCCACTATAATCAAGCATTTCCATGTAATTAGCAGTCCCTGCTTTAAGGAGCTTATAATCTagcatggaaagaaaaatatggaaaaaaatttaaaaataaaagtgcacCCCCAGGCGTCAGGAGGGGAAGGTATTACTTTCAGTTACGGGGCTCAGGAAGGGCTTTATGGATAAAGTGGCATTTCAACTGACTCTCCTAAGTGCCACAAGACAGGGACCAGGGTCTTAGTCACTGGcctgtttgctgaatgaataaattaaaaaatgaaatcatcacTAAGAGAATAGCAGGAGTTTAACAAACAAAGGTAGAACTGTTGTAAGAAAGTAGGATGTATTAAAAAAGGAATGGCATAAGCAAGCATAAGGCTTAAAAATCACAGGTGGAGGAATGAGAGGCAAAAGAATTCGGGTGAGGGATCTTCATTCAACTAATACTGCCTACAAAGCAACAAGAagacaaaccaacaaaaaaatgggcaaatgagaTGAACTGATGTTTCATGGAAGAAATACAatcaataaacataagaaaagcaCAACTTCACCAACAACCAacagaatgcaaatcaaaataagCTACTATTGTACATCCATCAGTTTGGCAAGAGGCAACAACATCTGAGATGTACACCAAATATAGTGCATATCACCTTACCAAATTTAGTGAGGATGAAGCGAAATAGGAACACTCATACAATTGCTAGAGGGAATATAAATTGTAGAACCAATTTGGAGAGTATTCTGGCAAAAGTGAGTAAATTTAAAGATACATACAATCAATCCTATGATTCAACAAGCCtattcttaggtatatacctTAGAAACTCCCAAATGCGTACACAGAGACTGTACATCGATATTCATCATAACATTGTttgaaaaagggggaaaacaaagCAAGGCAGGAATTACCTAAATTTCTCTTAATAGAGGAACAAATACAGCATATTCtcacaatgaaatactacataGACATTAATATGAAGTAGGCACACATCTATCAATTTGGAGAAATCCTGTTCACTAACAGCCTTATGAGTAAAAATGCAAGGTACAGAAAgataaagaatacattttaaatacatgaaatgcttttatatctattttatggATACATACATGtattaaaaccataaaaacataaatgataaTGATACATACTAAtttcagaatagtggttactagTGATGAGTGAGGGGAATGGGTTGGGAGGGGTAAAATATTGCTTCCAACTatctcagaaattttatttcttaattaaaagaaaaagtatgaagCACATGTGGCAAAGAATTAGCATTATTTAAATCTGGACAGTTGCTGCATGGCTGATGAAGCAAgttaaagggaaaggaataaCATATGCCAAGGCCGAGTGGTAATGGAGGGGGTGCTGGAGATTGAAGCTAGAGAGGTAAGCCAGGGCCAGATGACAGCAAGCTAAGAAATGTACTGAGGAGTGCAGGATTGAAGTCAGGGAAGACAGCTGTATAAGCCAGTGCTTAATGGTTGACAGCATAAACTCTGGATGGAGCCAGAATGCCTACGTTTGAATTCTGGCAAATTCTACCATTTGCTATGTGAActtagacaaattatttaatctctgcctcagtttcttcatctataaggTAGGGGATTAACAGCACTTATACTATAGGTTGCTGAGAGAATTacataaatgtcagctattataaTCATCATTATTCTTCTCACCTTTCCCACAACATGATATAAAAAAAGTCACATGGCGGGTAAACTGGAAGGTATCTGGAGAACCAAATGAGTCGGCTTGCTAGAGGCTCTAAGTCCCAGGTGCCACTCAGCCGTTCTGAGGGCTGAGGGGACCAATATCCCATGGCAGCACAAGGGTTGGGAAAGTAACCTCAGTGCAGGAGTGAGGCTGCTTACAGAGCATTAACACTCAGGAAGGAGTGGAAGTTGCAAAAGTAGGGACCGTCAATACAGAGAACTGAAGAAGTCTGGCTGTTAAAAGGAGAGGACATAGTGTTTGCTATAggagaaagtagaggaaggctgAGAAGTTTGTTTTTTAGTATAAATGGGAGAAATGAGAGTATTATTTTTATGCTGATAGAGCAAAATCAATAAAGGGAAAGGCTGAAGACTCAAGAGAAGGAATAATGGATGGAAAGATCCCTGAACAACAGCTGGGCCCAAGTGTAAGATTAGTTTGAGAGCAGAAAGTATATGAATCCCAGTGTGACAGGAGCATGGGGGTAATGACAGGTGGGATGGAGACAAATTTGCTGAGATAGTGGAAGGAAGTAGAGGAGACACTGTGCActggcttctattttctttataaagagcaCACCAGCTGGAAGAGAGCAAAGAGAGGTGGAGTGGGCATCTGAGGAAGAGTGTGGGGAAGCTCTAAAATAGCCACTCTAAGAGTGGGAGGAAGAACTGACCAGAAGCAGAGAGAACGTGGGGCAGCAGTGAAGGCCCAGCTGAGGTTGGAGACCATGGATATGCAGTGGCACCAACCTGCAAGCCTGTGGTTTGTCCTAGCAGCACCCAGCAGTCTACAAGTGCAGAGAAGGCAGGAACATCGATCCAAGGCTGGATgcaacagaaggaaaaacaggGCAAAAGCTTATGATACTGGCAAGAAAGTTGTTGAAATGATGGACCATGGTGTATCTATGCTgaataagaaagagaaggcaagaaacagtgaaaagacagggagaaaaaaaggttTGGAATTGGAGCCTGACTTTCACGTAAGAATTAAGAAGACATAGAGTAGGACTAACTATGGGGGAGCTGGAAGGACAGGAGGCTgtggtaaaagaaaagaatgttgtGAATTAAAGGTTCTGGAGGCAGAGTGCATCCTGGTGATAGTAAGACCCAGCTTGAGGCCACGTGGAAGACTGGCTAAAGTGCATGGGCTGAAGGTCTAAGGGACTgaagtaaagaaaacaagaagtttCAGTTTTAAATGAGACATCTGAGTGGTCCTGAAGTCACCTAGGACAATAACAAAACCAGGAGAGGAAAATATGTAAGGGAGTAGTGTGAGATGAATCCATATGGTTTATATAACTGTGTAACTAGGTTATATAAAATTACACAGGCCTGGCTATATAGAATTGGCCCACATCATGGGCCttttatactgaaatattttaatctaaatttGGCAAGGACTTAATACACAGATGTTGTACTATTAAATGTCAGGCTCTCAACCTGTGTGCTAGACCCAGCAGCTGTGATATCAAGGTAGAAGCAGAGCCAAGAAGGTGTCCTTACGAGACTGCATGCTTAAACGCATCATAGGCACCGTATCCGGGTCTCTTGTACTTGTCATCAAAGACCCAGGCAGTCCTCTGGAACAGGCTTTCCAGCTGCTCATCCTTGGTGTACTCTAACACCTCAGCAACATGACGAAGAATGCTGTAAACctagaaacaaaaggaagagctCAACAACTCAAAAGGAAGAGATCTATTAAAAAAccagatatttttacattttagtagatagcatataaaaacaaatctttgGTTAATTTGACTATAATAACTCCTTAACAATAAAAGATTGCCATAAAACAAACTCTTTCTCCATAGAGAAATATTTGCTGTCCCATAACAGTTAACTCAAATGGGTATAACAAGTAGAAACAGTACAGAACTTAGCGTTCTAAGACCCAGATCAAGGCAACTCTGGGGCAAATTAATCTCtgaatttatttcctcatctggaaaagggAGATGCAGGTATCTCTCCATTTTACTGAAGAGAGCTCTTACATAgatcaaatatatacaaatgcacGCTATAAATGGGAAATATGATACAAATGTATTATACAAATCCTGTTATACAAATGTAAGCTATTATTACTACGACTCCACATGAGAGCATGGAACCAGGAATGagatttcagtatttcttttgctCTGTTATCATTTAACAGTTATCCTTCAATCCTACTCACCTCCTACCCACTGCTGCCAAACTTTTTCTAAACTCCTAAAAATAAAAGggcttaaagaagagaaagagcataAGAAAGGAGGTTTTCATGTTAATtacacatgaaaattaaatgatgaaaGGTACTAAGACCGGCCATTTCATTGCACTATCTTATCAGGATGATAAGATCTACTAACATACCCATTTTACAATATCCTAGGGGGAGACAAGACAAAACTGAAGTTTCCTAGAGCAGTGCTCCTCAAATTTGGATTTGCAAACTTCATGGGGCTTGAGatcctgcatttctaataagcagTCACGTGACATCAACGCTGGTGATCCAGAGACTACACTATGAGTGGCAAGGTCCTCGAGTTTATTAAAACGGGATTTTACCGACAGTGTTTTCAAACGTGC from Equus quagga isolate Etosha38 unplaced genomic scaffold, UCLA_HA_Equagga_1.0 220_RagTag, whole genome shotgun sequence encodes:
- the LOC124233763 gene encoding eukaryotic translation initiation factor 2 subunit 1 gives rise to the protein MPGLSCRFYQHKFPEVEDVVMVNVRSIAEMGAYVSLLEYNNIEGMILLSELSRRRIRSINKLIRIGRNECVVVIRVDKEKGYIDLSKRRVSPEEAIKCEDKFTKSKTVYSILRHVAEVLEYTKDEQLESLFQRTAWVFDDKYKRPGYGAYDAFKHAVSDPSILDSLDLNEDEREVLINNINRRLTPQAVKIRADIEVACYGYEGIDAVKEALRAGLNCSTETMPIKINLIAPPRYVMTTTTLERTEGLSVLNQAMAVIKEKIEEKRGVFNVQMEPKVVTDTDETELARQLERLERENAEVDGDDDAEEMEAKTED